One genomic segment of Rhizorhabdus phycosphaerae includes these proteins:
- a CDS encoding GMC family oxidoreductase — translation MATHHDFIIIGAGSAGCVLANRLSADGASVLLVEAGPADRSALIHIPGLFSTLYRQGRFAWEYRTVPQRHVDGRVMRDVRGKVLGGSSSTNGMLYCRGAAADYDGWAAMGNAGWSYADILPYFRRAEDHADGADAFHGVGGPLKVQRSPMNHPLARAFVAAAVEAGHPYSADINGADRQGFGPADSTIAGGKRWSAAQAYLRPAMARPNLEILTGAQATRILLDGSRAVGVELAHKGDRLRRMGAEVILAAGALQSPHLLMLSGIGAADHLRQNGVSPLVDLPGVGSNLHDHASVTAHASCTYSGTLAKLLNPVHAAGAFLRYMVRKDGVMGECSIEASGTMRTPGAAVPDIKCQFVPIPLDPVSGLPIRSHGMINRMELTVPESRGTLRLASSDPFVAPLIDPNYLAEPADRAKLRFAIREAIEIFRQPAFAPFGVEPLLPVADMDDDDALDAFVRATLTNDHHAAGTCAMGKGPDSVVDARLRVHGVEGLRVVDASIMPKVVSGNTNAPVIMIAEKASDMILGRSPATA, via the coding sequence ATGGCGACCCATCATGACTTCATCATCATCGGCGCCGGATCGGCGGGCTGCGTGCTGGCCAACCGTCTATCGGCCGATGGGGCCAGCGTGTTGCTGGTCGAGGCCGGGCCGGCCGACCGCAGCGCGCTGATCCACATACCAGGGCTCTTCTCCACCCTCTACCGCCAGGGTCGTTTCGCCTGGGAATATCGCACCGTGCCTCAACGCCATGTCGACGGTCGCGTCATGCGCGACGTGCGCGGCAAGGTCCTGGGCGGGTCGAGTTCCACCAATGGCATGCTCTACTGCCGCGGCGCGGCGGCCGACTATGACGGCTGGGCGGCGATGGGCAATGCCGGCTGGTCCTATGCGGACATACTGCCCTATTTTCGTCGCGCCGAGGACCATGCCGACGGCGCCGATGCTTTCCATGGGGTCGGCGGTCCGCTCAAGGTGCAGCGCAGCCCGATGAATCACCCGCTCGCGCGCGCTTTCGTGGCGGCGGCGGTCGAGGCGGGCCACCCTTATAGTGCCGACATCAATGGCGCCGACCGGCAGGGCTTCGGTCCGGCCGACTCCACCATCGCCGGCGGCAAGCGCTGGAGCGCGGCGCAGGCCTATCTTCGCCCGGCGATGGCGCGGCCGAACCTCGAGATTCTGACCGGCGCTCAGGCGACACGCATCCTGCTCGATGGATCGCGGGCGGTCGGTGTCGAACTGGCGCACAAGGGCGACCGGCTGCGCCGCATGGGTGCCGAGGTGATTCTTGCCGCAGGTGCGCTCCAGTCGCCGCATCTTCTGATGTTGTCGGGCATCGGCGCGGCGGACCATCTCCGGCAAAATGGGGTGTCGCCGCTTGTCGATCTGCCCGGTGTCGGCTCCAACCTGCACGATCATGCCAGCGTCACCGCCCATGCGAGCTGCACCTATAGCGGGACGCTGGCGAAGCTGCTCAACCCGGTGCACGCCGCCGGCGCCTTCCTCCGCTACATGGTGCGCAAGGACGGGGTGATGGGCGAATGTTCGATCGAGGCGTCGGGGACGATGCGCACGCCCGGCGCCGCAGTGCCCGACATCAAGTGCCAGTTCGTGCCAATCCCGCTCGATCCCGTCAGCGGCCTGCCGATCCGCAGCCATGGCATGATCAACCGCATGGAACTAACCGTTCCCGAAAGCCGGGGGACGCTGCGCCTCGCTTCGTCCGATCCCTTTGTTGCTCCCCTGATCGACCCCAATTATCTGGCCGAGCCGGCCGACCGCGCCAAGCTGCGCTTCGCGATCCGTGAAGCGATCGAGATTTTCCGCCAGCCCGCCTTTGCACCGTTCGGCGTCGAGCCGCTGCTGCCGGTGGCGGATATGGACGACGATGACGCGCTCGACGCCTTCGTGCGGGCGACGCTGACCAATGACCATCATGCCGCCGGAACCTGCGCGATGGGGAAGGGGCCGGATTCGGTGGTCGACGCGCGGCTGCGCGTGCATGGCGTAGAGGGACTGCGCGTGGTCGACGCCTCGATCATGCCCAAGGTCGTGTCCGGCAACACCAATGCCCCCGTCATCATGATCGCCGAAAAGGCGTCGGACATGATTCTCGGGCGGAGCCCCGCCACGGCCTGA
- a CDS encoding PadR family transcriptional regulator: protein MVRQRALSPAARLLLAALLDAGPGWTHGYELSRSAGIKSGTLYPLLIRLEGQGYLEAEWRPSAEPGRPPRHAYRLTEAGRRLALAHASERCSALAGDLRETIA from the coding sequence ATGGTTAGACAACGTGCCTTATCGCCCGCCGCCCGGCTGCTGCTGGCGGCCCTTCTCGATGCCGGCCCCGGCTGGACGCATGGCTATGAGCTTTCACGCAGCGCGGGGATAAAGTCCGGCACGCTGTACCCGCTTCTCATCCGGCTCGAGGGCCAGGGATATCTTGAGGCCGAATGGCGCCCCTCGGCGGAGCCGGGCCGGCCGCCGCGCCATGCCTACAGGCTGACCGAGGCCGGGCGCAGGCTCGCCCTGGCCCATGCGTCAGAGCGCTGCTCTGCGTTGGCGGGCGACCTGCGGGAGACGATCGCATGA